GGATCAGAGGAGATGGCACCTGTACAGAGCCAGCCCTCCCTCTGTGGCGTGTGACCCACTCAGTGTGGAGCTCAGTCCCTTTGGGGAATTTTGGTGCCTCCTCCCAGGCTCTTGGGTCTCAGAGGAGGTGAACCCACCACCCCCTCCTTGACACCACCTTCCAGGAGAGAAagcccctctttttctttcctgtccaTCCTGTTGCCAGGTCCAGCAGTGTCCCCAGCCTCACATCCTGGGCAGGACACTCCTGGAGAGCAGAGGTGCTTGTTCTCTGAGTTTCTTTCCTAGAGCCAGGCCCTGTCCAGCCCCAGGAGGTGCCCAGTTGCCAATGATTGTATTTGGTGGAGGATgcacctccctcttcctccccctcatGGGTTCATGGGTTCTGAGGACCAAACTCCCAGCATCTCAGTGGGCAGCAGGTGGGGACCCACTGCCATGCTGCCCCCGACAAGGAAGTTGTGAGTGAGCCCTGCCTTCTATCTTAGATGGGCTGACTGCCACCTTGGCACAGGCCTGAGCAGTGCTGGTGGGAGGGGAGGCCTGGATTTCGATTTTTCTTCCATGCCTGACCCACTTTACTGAATCTGTTCACTTCTTCcttgctagaattacaggcttgcttttcattcattcattcattcattcattcattcatttatttatttatttagctcagATGAAGAACTGAGGTCCAAAGAAAGGAAGGGACTAATCTTGGTCACCCCATGGGTTCTGATTCAGTCTCGCCCTCAGGACTCCAGGTTCCCAGAATAGTGTTACTTACCTGTCCAGCCCCAGGTGGGCTCGACCTACAGGTCAGAGGTCATCAGAAGCTGGATGAGACCACTGGGGATGTCCCTGTTTCCTTAGTATATCAGCCAAGGACTTGAAGAACATGCTGTCGCAGGTCAACTACCGGGTCCCCAACATGCGCTTCCTCCGAGAGCGACTGACAGTAAGTGCCCCCCAGGGCTTTCTGTAGATGGGGCAGGGGAAGCCAAGAGCCCTGCAAATGGGGGCCTGACTGGCAATCCTGCTTTGTACCATGCAGGACCTGGAGCAGCGCAGTGGGGACATCACCTACGGGCAGTTTGCTCAGCTGTACCGCAGCCTCATGTACAGCGCCCAGAAGACGGTGCATGAGCCACCTGCCCTCCCTCAACCCCTGCCCCTGTTCCTTCACTCCACCCCTatccctgcctgcctcagccctgctGCCCTGCTTAGGGGCTTTTGTGTGCCATTTCTCCAGTTCTTCTCCTCTTGAGGCCTGCCCCCATCTGCTGCTCTAGCCTGTCTTCTTACTAGCCCCTTTCCCACATGGCCTCACAGGGGCTCTTGCCCTGACCAGGTTCTGTTTCCTGCAGATGGACCTCCCCTTCTTGGAAGCCAGTACTCTGAGGTTTGGTttggagtggggaggtggggtttTCCCTTGGGCCCCCTTCATCTCTCCTCTGGGTGATTCCTGATCCAGGTGGGAGGCAGTGGGAGTAGGGAACCGTACTGGACTATTCTGGAAGCTGTGCTGGCTGGGAGTTGGGTTCTGCCTTCCATGGGGCACTTCACTGTCTCTTGGCCATGCTAGCCAGCTTACCTTCTCtccctgcagggctggggagcgGCCGGAGCTTTGCCGAGTGTCCCTTCCTGAGTTCCAGCAGTTCCTCCTTGACTACCAGGGGGTATGGCTGGGCTGACATTGGCCCAGGGTGTCAGGCTGGGGGGTTGGTGGGCTCATCACTGACTGGAGGCTTCTCTcatgcctggccctgccctgccctcccccatCAGGAGCTGTGGGCTGTTGATCGCCTCCAGGTGCAGGAGTTCATGCTCAGCTTCCTCCGAGACCCCTTGCGAGAGATTGAGGAGCCATACTTTTTCCTGGATGAGGTGAGCCTGACATTTCACCCTTTTTGTTGTCAGAGAATGGGTAGGGGTAACCAGAACCCCACCTGGGCTCCAGGAGCTAGATGGTCCTTAGGGATGCCACCTTGTTCCTACCTACTGTGCATCTTTCCCATCCCCAGTTGGAACCAAGCACTCTCTCTTCTATCCCCAACCTACCATCTCTGGTCGGACAGGGCAAGGGCtcactttctcttcccttccacaTGTTCCTGGACAGTTTGTCACCTTCCTGTTCTCCAAAGAGAACAGTGTGTGGAACTCGCAGCTGGATGCTGTGTGCCCGGACACCATGAACAACCCTCTTTCCCACTACTGGATCTcttcctcccacaacacgtgagtGTGGCTCCTTTGGGCCCACCTAGCTTCTTCCCAGGAGGGCCCATAAGACCATACATGCCTCTCTTTGCCTATCCAGGTACCTGACCGGGGACCAGTTCTCCAGTGAGTCCTCCCTGGAAGCCTACGCTCGCTGCCTGCGGATGGGCTGTCGCTGCATTGAGCGTACGTGGGGttcagggctgggggagggaagaTGGGAGGCCTGCCTGCTTGACCATGGTGATGTTGCTCCTCAGTGGACTGCTGGGATGGTCCGGATGGGATGCCAGTCATTTACCATGGGCACACCCTTACCACCAAGATCAAGTTCTCAGATGTCCTGCATACCATCAAGGAGCATGCCTTTGTGGCCTCAGAGTGAGTCGGGGGGTGGAGGACCAAGGGGTTAACTGGGCACCAACTCTCTTATTCTGGAGGGACAGAGGGCAGAAAGACCCCTTGAATGCCCTGTCCCCTCTCCCCCTGCCTTTCATCTTTGTCCTACCTCTTGGCCTCTCCTCGTCTTCTACTTCCTGCTTGAGCTGTTGCTTTCCCAGTTATACTTTGTTTCCTACATCTTGGGCCCACTGTCTTCTTCATGGGTTCTTTAGCCTGTAGAACACATTCATGCTCTTCTCATCTTCAGAAAACATGCCCTGGTTTCTTTAGGCCAGTATCCTGCTAATTCCTTTCCCCTCACAGCCCAGAAGATTGTCTGTGTTGCTTATGTCCCATTCCTTCAATTCTGTTTACTGTTTAACCTGTGGTCACTGATCTCCCTGACCTCACCAGGGCTCTAATAGCTAACTTTGGAGGCTTCTCCTCTCTCTTGACCTCTTTGATGTGAAAGATTTTTCTTGCACTGCTGAGCACCCTCCATAATTGGACCAGCTCGGGACCGCATCTGTTGCCACCCTTTGGTTTCCATTGCCGCCACAGCTGTAGAACCCCTTCTGCCCCACCAGTGGCTATAGCCTGCCTCTCTTCTGAGAAGCCTGCCTCTTTTCTGAGATGGTTTTTATAGACAAGAAGCCCCCAGGCCCTTGACGCCCAACACCTCACTGTGAGAGGCTACTTAGACCCCAGAGGATTGCAGGATCTGTTTCACTGTGCTTGTCCCCGACCCTGCAGGTACCCAGTCATCCTTTCCATCGAAGATCACTGCAGCATTGCCCAGCAGAGAAACATGGCCCAGTACTTCAAGAAGGTTCTGGGGGACACACTCCTCACCAAGCCCGTGGATATCTCTGCCGATGGGCTCCCCTCACCCAACCAGCTTAAGAGAAAGATCCTCATCAAGGTGGGGTGGTGGGCTCACTGGGGAAGCCCCACACTTCTCAGTGCCTCGCCTGGGCCATGGCTTCAGCTGTTGGGCCTAAGCCTGGTGAAGAGGTGGGGTGAGGACTGGGGTTTGCATTGCCCTGTTCTGGTTGCCCCTACAGCACAAGAAGCTAGCTGAGGGCAGTGCCTATGAGGAAGTGCCTACATCTGTGATGTACTCAGAGAACGACATCAGCAACTCCATCAAGAATGGCATCCTCTACCTGGAGGACCCTGTGAACCACGTGAGGACTGGGCTGGGCTTGGGGTGGTGGGACTGGTGGGTGTGAGGACCCTGGCTCACGAGTCCTCCTTTGGTCTGTTCCAGGAATGGTATCCCCACTACTTCGTTCTGACCAGCAGCAAGATCTACTACTCTGAGGAGACCAGCAGTGACCAGGGCAATGAGGATGAGGAGGAGCCCAAGGAGGTGAGGGACCAGCCCAGGTCTGGGGGCTGGGCCAGGTCAGGCCTGAGCCAGGGTCACAGTGTCTTTGCTGTTGCCTTCCCTTGACAGGTCAGCAGCAGCACAGAGCTGCACTCCAATGAGAAGTGGTTCCATGGGAAGCTTGGGGCAGGGCGTGACGGGCGGCACATCGCTGAGCGCCTGCTTACTGAGTACTGCATCGAGACTGGGGCCCCTGACGGCTCCTTCCTCGTGCGAGAGAGTGAGACCTTCGTGGGCGACTACACGCTGTCTTTCTGGTAACACTTCCCATGCCAACGCTCACGTTCAGTCAGTGTGCGTATAGACATGACACCACCCAGAGATAACCAGTTAACATTTGAGCCTTTGATCCAGGACAATTGTTTTACATGGAACATAATttcatctacacacacacaaacacacacatgtgcactcaccccccaccacacccctCCCTTTTCAGTTAATTTGAAGCCTTTCAGTGCAACTGCCCACACTTGTGCTCCTCAGGAACTTGGCCTCCCTCCTTCAGACTTGGTGCCTCACTTGGGGTGGAACTTGATCTTTGGGGCCCTGGCCTGTTTCTCCCAGCCTCTCTCACCCTGTGTCTTCCACAGGCGGAACGGGAAAGTCCAGCACTGCCGTATCCACTCCCGGCAAGATGCTGGGACCCCTAAGTTCTTCTTGACAGACAACCTCGTCTTTGATTCCCTCTATGACCTCATCACACACTACCAGCAGGTGCCCCTGCGCTGCAATGAGTTTGAGATGCGACTTTCAGAACCTGTTCCACAGACCAACGCCCATGAGAGCAAAGAGTGAGGGAGGGGCATGGGAGTGGGCAGGGGAGGGCCATGGGTGGTGCTGGCCGGGCCTGACTCTGCTTGTCCTCAGGTGGTACCACGCGAGCCTGACCAGAGCACAGGCTGAGCATATGCTAATGCGTGTCCCCCGTGATGGGGCCTTCCTGGTGCGGAAGCGGAACGAACCCAACTCATATGCCATCTCTTTCCGGTGAGGGGTGTGGCCCTGGGTTGTGGGGCCTTGCTGGGATCTGGGCTGCCCTGACCCTGTGTGACTATTTTGTCCTTGTGAAGGGCTGAGGGCAAGATCAAGCATTGCCGTGTCCAGCAGGAGGGACAGACTGTGATGCTAGGGAACTCGGAGTTCGACAGCCTTGTTGACCTCATCAGCTACTATGAGAAACATCCGCTATACCGCAAGATGAAGCTGCGTTATCCCATCAATGAGGAGGCACTGGAGAAGATTGGCACAGCTGTGAGGGCACTGTGGTAGACGGGGCgaggcaggggaggcaggagagaccCAGAATCTTTAGTCACTGGATAATCTGGATGTGTGTAACAGCAAGGCCTGGGGTGTTGGAGTTTGTAAGAGGGCCCCTGAGTCCAAGTAGGAGCCATGGTCTGGGTACCAGGAGAGTATTTGGAAGAGGGGACATCTGTGCGGTGTCTGTAAGGATGGGGACAGGCACACAGGCAGAGGATTCGTCATGAGCCAAGGTGTGGAGGGGGAGGTTCTGGGGCTCACACCAGGAGAGGTACACACAAGGGAAACTCATCCAGCTGGGGTTGGCCTGGAGACTCTGTCCCAGGGCAGGTGAGATGAGGCTACCCAAGAATGGATGGTATGGAGGACAGAGCCATAGGAGGTGAGACCAGTGAGGGAAAAAATCAGGACCTATGGCAGCACAGGTGGTGACAAGGACCCTGGACAGGAGGAAGGGGTCTGGGACCAGGAGGTCAGTTGAGAGACTCCTGTCCTCATTAGACTCCCCAGTAGGGTGGGAAGAGGCCTGTTGTCCACTGGCCTCTGGGATCAGGTGGTGGAAAGGAGCGGCAGAAGGAGTGTAGGGAATGGGAAGGCTGTTCCTGACTTGGCTCAGCAGTGAACCAGTGAGCCACTAAACTAAAGCACTGAATATGGGCAGTCTGTGAAGGACCCACCTGCACATagctcagaaatatttgggaGTCTGGGCATTCAGGACCTGAGAGATTTTAGAATCCTGGGCTGGGCTTCAGGggtaaaaatgtgaagaaaggaaAGGGTGAGACAAGGTCTGAGGCCCCTGAAGCTGTCTCCACTGAGGTTGAAGGATCCCTGTGGACCAGGTGCTAGTGTGATGGTGGCCGCCTTGGTGTCCTGGTGAGGAAGGCCACGTGGAAGTTTGCTGCACTGGGGGAAAGGGAAGCTGCTGGAGAAACCAGCTGCTTTCTACCTCTGGGCTCTGGGACATTAACATATCTCATTGTGTCCTGTTTCCAGGAGCCTGACTACGGGGCCCTGTATGAGGGACGCAACCCTGGTTTCTACGTAGAGGCAAACCCTATGCCAACTttcaaggtacagctcaggcctcTGGGCACAGGAAGCTGGGGAGGGTCCCCAGCTGCTTGGGGCTTCATTTCTGTGTTCTGGGCCATCTGGTCTTTGTGGAGAAGTGGTGGTTGTGGTTTTCTGAGGCCCAAGAGGTGAGAGATGTGTGGTTGGTGAGCGACCGCAGGTCACCCAGGGCTGACCCActccctagcccccacccctgAGATCAGCCATGACCCTTTAAAACTGTTCCCATGGGTGACCCCTGTTTCCTCCCTGGGCAGCAGCAGGGTAGGGGGCAGGAGGCACACTGGCCACTCATTCCCTGGCATGTGGAGCTCTGTCACATAGGTTCGTTTTTCTCGCCTTTTTCTCTAAAAAGGCCTGGGCCCTCTTCCCTCCATAGCCAGAGGACCTGAGAGGTTTTTCTTTCCACTTCACAGATAAGTGATGGGGTCCCATCCAGGCCCCATATGCTTCCAGGTCCTGGGGAGGCACTCAGGGCAACTGCAGACCCTGCCTTCTTGGCCTGCCAGCCTTGACTCCTGGGAGAGGATACAAGgttctctctgtggcccagggtgCGGCTTAAGGTTCCACCTGGATCCTAAGGCACTTCACTGGCAGAGGTCCTACCTCTCTGATCATATCTGTTCCAGAACCTCCCTGCAGGGCAGTAACGAGAACTATAACTAGGGCCTGTTGCTGGCAGTGTCATCTCCCAGTGGCCTGACCcaaggctgggaagcccaagcacatgtgtgtgtgcacatgaagCCCCAGGTCAGCAGTGGCAGGGGGAGCCTTTCTGCTCTGACTGGTGCGTCTCACCTCTGCAGTGTGCAGTCAAAGCCCTCTTTGACTACAAGGCCCAGAGGGAGGACGAGCTGACCTTCACCAAGAGTGCTATCATCCAGAACGTGGAAAAGCAAGAGGGAGGCTGGTGAGCCTGTAGTGTGGTAGGCCCAGAATCCAAGGGCCCCAGTGGAGCTGGGGCTCCAAAGACATGTATTTGTCATGTGTTTGTCTCCTGTGTGTACCAGCAGTGCCTGCTCAACCTGGCTTAGGCATGGGATCCCCTACCAAAGGATATTCTCCTCGTGGGAGTTAGGGGTGGTTGCTGGAGGTCAGCACCCTATGGCTCCCACAGGTGGCGAGGGGACTATGGAGGGAAGAAGCAGCTGTGGTTCCCATCAAACTATGTGGAAGAGATGGTCAACCCCGTGGCCCTGGAGCCAGAGAGGGAGGTAAGGCCAGGATCACCTGAGGAATGGCATTCCCTATCCCCAGATTCTCCTTAGAATCTCCCATCACACAGTCCCaagcatgcatgtgcatgcacagaCACATGTCACATGGGCTGGGTGGTCTCCCATATACCTGTGCTATGTTTGGCAGTCACAGGTACACCCACAAGATGCGTTTGTCCCATGCACACGGATATCCCCTCACACACATACGCAGTAGCCATGCTGACCATCGGTGGGCTTTGCTTCCCACAGCACTTGGACGAGAACAGCCCCTTAGGGGACTTGCTGCGGGGGGTCTTGGATGTACCAGCTTGTCAGATTGGTGAGCTCCCATCCCTTTCTCTTGCCCACTGTTCTCTAGGGTGAGGTTCTCCTTTGTATCTCTCTCCTGCTCGTAGGGAGGAAGCTGATGGCTGAACCCCAAAGGCTGCCCTCACTCCAAGCTCTCCCCATGCTCTCTATATCCCTTTGACACCCTGGGCTCCCTTTGTCACCCTCAGCTTTGACCTCTGCATGTTTACCCACGCCAGGCACTGGGGAACCCATCAGAATTGGCTGCAAAGATGATGCTACTGTTTGGCTGACCTCCCCAGGCCTAATGGGTTGGGCCACAGGGA
This is a stretch of genomic DNA from Saimiri boliviensis isolate mSaiBol1 chromosome 9, mSaiBol1.pri, whole genome shotgun sequence. It encodes these proteins:
- the PLCG1 gene encoding 1-phosphatidylinositol 4,5-bisphosphate phosphodiesterase gamma-1, translating into MAGAASPCANGCGPGAPSDAEVLHLCRSLEVGTVMTLFYSKKSQRPERKTFQVKLETRQITWSRGADKIEGAIDIREIKEIRPGKTSRDFDRYQEDPAFRPDQSHCFVILYGMEFRLKTLSLQATSEDEVNMWIKGLTWLMEDTLQAPTPLQIERWLRKQFYSVDRNREDRISAKDLKNMLSQVNYRVPNMRFLRERLTDLEQRSGDITYGQFAQLYRSLMYSAQKTMDLPFLEASTLRAGERPELCRVSLPEFQQFLLDYQGELWAVDRLQVQEFMLSFLRDPLREIEEPYFFLDEFVTFLFSKENSVWNSQLDAVCPDTMNNPLSHYWISSSHNTYLTGDQFSSESSLEAYARCLRMGCRCIELDCWDGPDGMPVIYHGHTLTTKIKFSDVLHTIKEHAFVASEYPVILSIEDHCSIAQQRNMAQYFKKVLGDTLLTKPVDISADGLPSPNQLKRKILIKHKKLAEGSAYEEVPTSVMYSENDISNSIKNGILYLEDPVNHEWYPHYFVLTSSKIYYSEETSSDQGNEDEEEPKEVSSSTELHSNEKWFHGKLGAGRDGRHIAERLLTEYCIETGAPDGSFLVRESETFVGDYTLSFWRNGKVQHCRIHSRQDAGTPKFFLTDNLVFDSLYDLITHYQQVPLRCNEFEMRLSEPVPQTNAHESKEWYHASLTRAQAEHMLMRVPRDGAFLVRKRNEPNSYAISFRAEGKIKHCRVQQEGQTVMLGNSEFDSLVDLISYYEKHPLYRKMKLRYPINEEALEKIGTAEPDYGALYEGRNPGFYVEANPMPTFKCAVKALFDYKAQREDELTFTKSAIIQNVEKQEGGWWRGDYGGKKQLWFPSNYVEEMVNPVALEPEREHLDENSPLGDLLRGVLDVPACQIAIRPEGKNNRLFVFSISMASVAHWSLDVAADSQEELQDWVKKIREVAQTADARLSEGKMMERRKKIALELSELVVYCRPVPFDEEKIGTERACYRDMSSFPETKAEKYVNKAKGKKFLQYNRLQLSRIYPKGQRLDSSNYDPLPMWICGSQLVALNFQTPDKPMQMNQALFMTGRHCGYVLQPSTMRDEAFDPFDKSSLRGLEPCAICIEVLGARHLPKNGRGIVCPFVEIEVAGAEYDSTKQKTEFVVDNGLNPVWPAKPFHFQISNPEFAFLRFVVYEEDMFSDQNFLAQATFPVKGLKTGYRAVPLKNNYSEDLELASLLIKIDIFPAKQENGDLSPFSGTSLRERGSDASGQLFHGRAREGSFESRYQQPFEDFRISQEHLADHFDSRERRAPRRTRVNGDNRL